DNA from Candidatus Zixiibacteriota bacterium:
CCATATCCCATCAGACGCGACTCGGATTCGAGGCCCAGCAATTGCGCGCGCGCACCGGAAGCAATGATGATCGCGCCGCCGATGTAGGCGGTTCTCGCCGTCATCGCCGTGTGCGGCGGGCCGGAAAAGTCGACCGACGTCACCGTCTCCTGACGCACGACTGTCCCGAAACGCTCCGCCTGATTTCGGAACATCTTCATCATTTCGGGTCCCATGACGCCCTCGGGGAAACCCGGATAGTTCTCCACCTCCGTCGTAATGGTGAGTTGCCCGCCGGGCTGCTCGCCTTCCAACACGAGCACCGTCAAATCGGCGCGCGCGGCATACAGCGCGGCCGTGTATCCGGCCGGTCCGGAACCGACTATGACAATGTCAAAGCGCTCTTCGTTCATTGTTCACCTGTGGTGTGCGCCCGAGGTCTGTCCGGCGACTGGCACGGTATCCCGCGCGCGTATCGAAGTCAACCGCCGGTCACATCATAACCGGTGCGGGTTCCCCGTATCCGGCTCGCCAGCCACTCTTCGAATGAAATGGTCGGGGCGCCCAGCAGACTGTTCGCCGACGTCGGGTCTCCGGTTTCGGAAAAGCGGTCCCAGAATCGCATCTGCACCGCCGCGGCCCTGAGTTCCCGATTGCCCATCAGCGTCGCCAACAGCGAGGCGCGCCACAACGGAATTCGGCTGACCCGGATTGGCGGAGTCTGTTGCGATGCGAAACGTGTCAATGCTTCGGCCAGGGAGACGGGCTGCGGTCCCCAGATATCGAGAATCTGCCCGACGGATTCCGGCGTTGTGTAGGCCGTCGACACCATGCGTGCATAGTCGGCCAGCGCCACCCAGTGCCAGGCGTTGCGTTGCCGCCCCAACAAGTATGCGCGACCGGGCTTGACGAAGAGCGGGAGCGATTCGAAAAACCAATGAGGACGGAAGATCGTGAACGGCACGATCGTCTCGACAATCGCAGCGATCGCCCGCAATTTGGCCGCCGACGGTGCGAAGTGGGCGTTCGCACTGCGGGCGCTGATGCCCGCGGTGTATGTCAGCCGCTCCAGACCCAGTTCGGCGGCAATCCGCGCGACCGTTCGCGTCCCCTGGTGTTCCAGTTCTTCGCATTCATCCGCTGTTTTGCCGTGCAGGTTGACATGCACCCCCTGCATGCCGAACAACGCGGTGCGGACTGATTCTGGCCGGCGAACATCGCAATGCACGACTTCGCAGGCGTCGCCGAAGCGCGCATTGGCATCGTCCGGCGCATGCGAACAGACGCGCACGGTGTGGCCATCCACAAGAAGACGGCGGGCGACCGGCTCTCCGACCAAGCCGGTGGCTCCGATGACGGCGATGCTGATTCCCATCTGCACGATTCCTCGGGAAAGATAAGAAAAACCGCCTCAAGGCGCAGCCGTGAGACGGTCTCCTCATTCGGTCGTCTTTTCTAAGGCGCCGTGTGCGCCGGGACTTTGCCTTCGCTCACAGCCTCGCGGAGCCACTCCGTGGTCGAAGACTTCGGACGCACGATCGGATAGCCCATCCCGCGCGCGATCACCGCCTGCGCACAGATGCCCAGCGCGCGCGACACCGCAAACATGACGGTGTAGAACGGGAATTCGGTGAGTCCATACTTGTACAGCAGCGCACCGGAGGCCGCATCGACATTGGGCCACGGGTCCTTGATCTTGTTGACTTGGCGAAGAACGTTGGGCACGACCTCGTAGACTTTGGCGACGATCCGGTATACCTCATCCTCAGCGCAGTAGCGCTTGCCGAATTCCAGAAATGCATCGAAGCGCGGGTCGGTGACGCGCAGGACCGGGTGACCGTAACCGGGGATCACCTGTCCGGCATTCAGCGTATTCCACGCGTATTCCTCCAACTGACGGTCCGTCGGGACACCGCCGAAGGCGTCACGGACTTGCAGCACCCACTTGAGGCATTCCTGGTTGGCCAGCCCGTGCAGCGGCCCGGCCAGACCGTTGAACCCAGCCGATAGCGCATAGTAAAGGTCCGAGAGTGCCGAGTTGACGGTGGCGGCCGCATTGGCCGAGACATTGCCCGACTCATGGTCGCAGTGCAGCACCATGTACAAACGCATCAGCTTGGCGAAGTTGCCGTCGGGATCGGGCACACCCAGCATCTGCGTGAGATCAGTCGTCCAGTCCAGCTCGGGGTTGCTGGGAATGCGTTGCCCCTTGCCGAAGCGCAGGCGGTAGATCCCAGCCGCGAGCGTCGGTACGCGCGCGATGATCGTCAAAGCATCTTCGAGCGTGCCCTCCCAGTAGTGTTCTTTGCTGATTCCCTCATCGTAGTGACGGTGGAAGATGGACTCGCGTTCCATGACGAGAATGCCGGTGTTGAACATACACATCGGGTGCGAATCCGGCGGCATCGCCTGCATCACGTGCCAGACGTATTCGGGCACTTCGGCACGCTGCCGCAGTTCCTTTCGCATGGATTCGAGTTCGCGCTCATCGGGAATCGCCCCGGTCAGCAGCAGCCAGAAGACTTCCTCGGGCAGCCGGTCGGTCAGCGACATGATCGCTGTGCCGCGAATGAAGAGACCCTCATCGGCCTTGACGCGAGACGTGTCGCAGACCAGCGCGCGCACACCGCGCATGCCGCCGAATATCTGTTTAAGCGAGACCTCCGCCACTTTGCGGTCCCCGTGCGCTTGCAGCAACGTCTTTAGATCGGAGCGCCACTGGGGCAGGAGTTCGGACAATCGGGCATGTATTGCGGACATTGTCTCTCCCATCTGTCGGATTACGGCGACACGGTCATCACAATATAATGATCGGTTCGACCAAATGGACTCGAATCGATGTTATTCCAAACCGTCTAAATTTTTTGACAGAATTGGAATTCAAACGCCGCGCATGGCAGCGGGGCTATCCGGCGATATCGAAGTGCATCGGCAGTTCTCGACCGGCGCCGCCGTCGATGATCTGCAGACGCGCGATGGCACTTCGGACCTCACTGAGGGCAAAGGGCTTTGTGAGACGGGCCATCGGGGGTCTCGGATCCCGCTCGGACTCGTCAGCTCCGGCCGAATCCATGACGATGACCGGGACTCGCGGCTGACGTGACCGCAGCGCCCGTACGAACGCCGGCCCGTCCATGGCGGGCATATGCGTATCGGAGATGACCAAATCGGCAGGATTGTTTTGAAACCGCTTCAGCCCCTCGGCGCCGTCACTGGCGGTGTCGACTTCAAAGCCGTCACCGGTCAGCACCTCTTTCAGCAGGCTGCGAATGACGCCTTCATCATCGACGACCAGCACGCGCGCAAACGGTTTGATTCGGTTCATCGCCCACCCGCCGGTCCAGCCGGATCATCGGCCAGACAATGTCTCACCCGACTGCGAACTTCGAACACGTCGAACGGCTTCGACACCACGTCAAAGCAGCCCAGACTCCGACAGCGCCGCTTGTTGTCCTCCGACGGGTAGCCGGTCATGACCAGCACCTGCACGCGGTCGGACTTCGATCGCGCCGCGCGCAGGACGTCGAAGCCCGTGATCTCCGGCATCATCAAATCGGTAATCACGACTCGAAATGCGTTCCGTTCGATCAATTGCAGGGCCGTGTGCCCGTCGCCCGCCACCGTGACGCGATACTCGGAGAGGGCCTCCGCCAACAGGTCGCGCAGAAACGGTTCATCGTCGACGATCAGGATGGCGTAGCGACCGTCGGCCAACACGTCTTCACACATAGCGGATCTCATCGATCTTGATCTCGTTGGGTGGCGATGGGGCCTGTCCCTTCACCGGAGGTTGGGAATTGGCGATTCTGCCCGATGAGGGTAACGAAACGGTGAATGTCGTGCCGGCATTGACCTGCGACTCCACGTCGATTCGTCCGCCCATGTCCTTGACCAATCCGTAGGTCACCGAGAGCCCCAGGCCCGTGCCCTGACCGATTTCTTTGGTGGTGAAGAACGGCTCGAATATCTTTTCGAGATTATCCGGAGCAATTCCGTGTCCGTTGTCCCGGACAATGACTTGCACCCACCCGCTGAACAGCCGGGAGGTCACATGCAGGTCGCCGTTATCGCGCATGGCCTGCACAGCGTTGATGAGAATATTGGTGAAGATCTGCTGCAATTGCCCCGCGTGGCCCATCACGCTCGGGAGATTCTCGGCGAGCGCCAGAGTGACCGTTACTTGTCGGGTCGTCAACTGATGCTCCATAAACTGGAGCGTCTCGCGGAGGACGTCGTTGATCGCAATCGGAGCGGTTTGGTCTTTGGAGGACGCCCGTGCAAAACGCAGCAGATTCTGCACGATGTGCTTGCAGCGCTGCGACTGGCGTTCCATGTTTTCGATGTATCCCTGAAAGCGGGCAACCTCTTCGGGCCGGATGCCGCGTGCGCTGCGGGCCCGCAGTTGTTCGGCGGCCAACTGGGCATATCCCATGATACCGGCCAGCGGGTTGTTGATCTCATGGGCCACGCCCGCTGCCAGTTGGCCGATGGCGGCCATTTTTCCCGCCTGCACAAGCTGTTGCTGTGTCTCCTTCAACTCCAGGATCGCATCTTCGAGCAGATTCTTTTCCACCAGCGCGCCGCGCGTCGCCTTCAAGTCCGCCGTCATGCGGTTAAACGACTTGGCCAGATCGCCGATTTCATCTTTGCGATCATCCGCCACACGGACATCGTAATCGCCGCCGGCAATGCGATGCGTTGCATCGGCCAGGTCGTTGACCGGACGGATGCTCACCCGAACGGCAATCGAGGTCACCAGGATCGCGCACAGTGCGACGAGGATTGTGATCCACATCATGTTGCTGCGCATACGGGCGATCGAGTCTTCGATGTAATGTGTCGTCATGCCGATCTGCGCATGCCCCAGGACCTTGCGGCCGCCCCGGGCATCGTCTCCCCACCACGCGTCGTAGAGACCGCCCGATCCGAACGGGTCGGTCTGCGCATCCTGACGCAAGATGATCGGCGCCTGGAAATGGACTGTCTGTCCGTCCGGCTCAAACCGCAACACAAAGCCGTCAGCCCATTCGCCGCCGGCGGAATCGGTTGTCCTCTCCGGACGCTCGTCCGACGCCTGCTGCTCTGCGAGGCGGCCGCGTTGCACCAGTACCCTGCCGGCCCGTTCGACGATCCGCGCGTAGAAGACCTCCTGCTCGGCGAGCACGCCGTTGAGCAGATCGGCCAGCGCGGTCGTGTCGCCGATCAACGTCGCGTATGTCGAATTGTAGGCGAGATTTTTGACCGAGATGTCGCCGCGCCGCAGCAATTCCTCACGAATCGCCTCGCCGCCGTGATACAGCGAGATCCACATCAGCGAAAACGCCAGCCCGACGGTCAGGACCGAGATGCCGACAATTGACTTGATTTGAATGCTGATTCTCACGGTAACCGGCTCCACACTGACCGCATCAATAGACCACCACATTGGAATCCTTGATGATCGCCTCGTTCATCGGCAATTCAATGTGTTCGCGCACTTTGAGATTGATCGTCCGCAGAAAGCTGCGCGGCACAGTTTCTTGCAGCATCGCCGGCGACGCGCCCTCAAGAATCCGCACCGCCAGTTCGCCGGACTGCCGACCGATATCATCGTAACGGCACTCCAGGGCCAACAGCGCGCCCGCCTTCACGTACGCCGACGAGAGGCCGATGACCGGGATGCCCGATTTGATCAGCTCGAAAATGATGTACCGTGATGAACGTGGAGTCAGCACCGTCTGATCGGGCAGCATCCAGAGCACGTCGGTGATCTCACGCAAATGGCGGACGGCAGCCGGGACCTCGGTCTCATCACGGACCCATGCAATTTCAAAGGTCAGACCCTGCTGCCGTGCCAATCGCTGTGCGCGCTCGGCAATGGCCCGTGTGCGCGTCGAATCACAGATCACCCCGATGCGCCTGACCGTCGGGAACGCGCGACGGATCTCCTCGAGTTGCGTCTCCTGGGAAATATTCAGCGTCGCGCCGGTGAGATTCTGGTGCGCGTCACGCGACAGGCCGGTGTTGGCATCCTCCGGCATCGTCAGCACCATGGTGTACACGATGGGAATCTTTTGCTCCCGTGCGACGGCTTCGCGCGCGGCGCGCGTACCCACCGCCAGGATCAAATCGGGGGATCCGCGCCGGATTATCTGCCAGATGCTGTCGTTGTGTTCCACGCCGGCGCCGAGCGTGAACGTCTGCACATGCGGCCGACGACCACTCTCCGAGAGCTCCGCGAAAAACCCTTCCTGCGCCTGATTGTATTCGGGGAGATCCAGACTCTTGACGACCGCCACGCGAACACCGGCGGACTGATTCGCTGTCTGCGCCTGGGCCGTGTGCGCCCCCAGACTGGCGCACAGCACCCCAATCGACAGCCGCAACAGCGGCGGGATCAACGGTGAGAACCGGGCACCGGCAGCGGCGCCTCGTTCAGTCCGAGTGATGAAGGAAAGCAACGGGAGACGTTTGCGCCGGCGAGTGCGCACCCATTCCCGAGAAGAGATCCATATCGACTTGCCGCAGTCCACGATCCGAAGCTGCCCCCCGCGCGGTGCGTGGATCGACCGGTCCATCGGCGCCCGACTGCGCGTCAGAATGCCAAGGTGACCGTGAACAGGTGGTTGCTCTCAAAGACGCCGGCATCGACCCAGGCATAGTCCACCGACGTGACCGATTCCCCGAACGGGATGCGCAGCCCCGCGCCGCCGGAGAAACCGTACTGGAATCCGTCCAGCGGCGAGGCAACATAACCGCCGCGCAAGAATAGCTGATCGGCCAACGCCCATTCGGTACCCAGCCGAAATTCGTCCTCTGAGAAGTTGTTCGCCTGAAAGGCGCCCACGAACGTGACATTCTGCCCCGCCGGGCTCCAGCCGTTCCACGCCAGTCCGAATTGAATGAACGACGGCAGCTCGAAGGACGCGCTGCGGCTGCGCAGTTCCGCATCCGGATTGTCATCGCCGGATGGCACCGAGAAGTCGGGACCGTCAAAGCGCATCTTCGGTCCATAGTTCTTGATGGCAACACCCAGCGTGAGCCCTGCGATCGTCGGACGATAGACGAAGCCGATGTCGAACGCCAGTCCCTGCGCGGTTTCGCGATGAATCTGCTCGGCGACATAATGCGCATTGACCCCGACGGAAACTCTGTCCGTCATGGTGCGCGCCAGCGACAACCCGACGACAACGAAGGACGTTGCAAATGTTTCGCCCGTGCCGTCCGGCTGGTCGACGGTGTAGACCTGGTCGCCATCGGTGGAGAGCACCTTGGCGGAGAGCCCCAGCGTACCCAGAGCGCCGGTTTCACGCGCGTACGCCAAATGGGACATTCCGATGTCGGCGATGTAGCGACGGTGCGAGACGGCGATTTCGTCGCCCTGCAAGACCGCCGCGCCGGCGGGATTCCAAAAGAGCGACTGCACGCCGCGTCCCTCGGCCATGACCGAGCCGCCCATCGCGACGCCGCGTGCGTCCGTGGGAATCAGCAATTCCAGCGCACCCGCCGTGCCCAGACGCGCCGGTGTACCCGCGTGCGCGGCGCCGAACGACAAGCCCCATAGCCCCATCAACAGACTGGAAACGATCCTTCGCATGGTATCCGTCCTTTGCGCAACCGCCTGCGAGCGGCCGGGCGTCAGTATTGCTGCAATCGTTCCTCTCCGGTAAACAACGCCACCCGCCCGACTCTCTCACCGACGCCGGGTACGGTGATGCGATAGACATACAGCCCGCTGGCCGGCGGCAGCCCATGCAGAGTCCGCACATCCCAAAGAACCCAACTGGCGGCGAGATCGTTTTTCTCCACGCTGGCAATGCGTTCGCCGACGAGATTGTAAATCTCAACGGTCGCCGCACTCGCGGGCAGATTCACGAACTTGATGCCGCTGATCGGTTCTCCGGTCGCCGTATTCAACCCATGGACATAGGGATTCGGAACGGGATGAACTTGCGCGAGGGACGCATTGTTGGTCGCGCCCTCGTCACCCGCCGCCGTGATCGAAAACTCGAATTGATCGTCGGGAGCATTGAAGCGAAAAACAGAAATCGTCAACAACTGCCCATCGGCGAGCTCTTCATTGGAGTGGCCTTCGTTGACCGCGGGCCACCAGGCATACAGCACGTCGAAATCGAATCCATCGGCGAGGATATTGCGCGCGGTATAGTACTCATCGGGCTCGTCGGAATAGTCGCTGTTGAGAATGAACAGGTACTCACGTCCGCCCAACGGATCGCCGTCCGGCGGCAGCCAGGTTTCGTCATTGGATGCCAACGCCGCGTCCTCGACGAAACAGACATTCAACTGCCGCGGCGGATCGATGGTGACATCCCACGCGGTCAACGGTACCGTCGTGTAACCGCCGTATCCATAGTTGGGCGTACCGTTGCGCAGGTACCGATATCCGCGCTGCGTTTGTGTCGGTGAGAAACGCAACTCGACGGTTCGCAACTCGGCCTCATCCAGAATCGACGATCCAAAGAAATAGGCCCCGGCATCGAGCGCACCGCCATAGTAATAGCCGCCCCAGTTGACGCCGCCGACCCACGGTTCCTCCGAGCCGCTCCAGCCGACATCTTTGACGCCGGCGTGCGGATCGGAGACCTGCACCATCAAACCGGCGACAACGGAGTAGCCGGGGGCACCGCTCTTGTCGGTTTGACCCTCGAGATAGCGCGTGTCGGTCGTGAGGTTGTCGAGGTTCCAGGTTGAGTCTTCATTGAACGACACGCGATATTGACCCGTCACCAGCGCATCCGGGTCGACTGTGCGAACGAGAGCAGAACCGTCGCTGACGCCGGAAACATGATCGGCGTTCTCCACCAAATCGAGTGCGACAGAGTTGGGAATCAACTCGATTCCATCCAGACGCGTCTCCAGATCCTCGGTGAGATGTCCGACGAGATTGGATCCCGCCATGAATTCCTCAACGTTTAGTTCGTCATAGGAATAGGCCGTGACGGCGAAGAAGTATGGCTTGTGATTGATCAACGACTTACCGGTCAGGCGGTCCTGCGAGATGGTCAGAAGATTCTCAATGCCCGAGTTGCTGCCCGACTGCACCAGGACGCGCTGGATCGCCCCGACGGTCGGGTCGAAACGGTCGGCATAAATGCGGCCGATGTCGTTGACGACGTCGAAGGTCGCGATGCGCGTCCACGGGCCGGTGATCGAACGGCCCTGGTAGACGTTGTAGCCTTCCATAACAAACCGCTGGCCCAGAATCTCAGACTCCTGAATGTCGCCTTCGGCCTCGTGGTCCCAGATCAACTCGATCGACCCGGACAACGGCTGCGCCCAGACCTTCGGCTGCGGCGGCGGGAAGGGGATCGCAAAGTTCAGATCAAAGACCGCCTGCACTTGTTCGTCGATATCGCGCAGCGCGGTGATCGAGGAGAGATGATCGGCGCCCTGGCCGACGAGCACCGCGACGACCACCTGCTGAGTATCGCCGGGAGTCATCGTGAAAGGCCCCGAGCTCATCATGAAACGTCGGTCGTTGGAATTGACATCGATCCACCCGTTGCCGCTGACCGGATCGCCGGCGAGTTGGAAGAATGTGGTGTCACCGTCGGGATCGACCAACGGCGTGCCGTCGGGTTCCAGGCCCTTCATGTAATTGTAGGTCTCGGTGCTGCTTTGCGGGTCGGTGCCGTTGACGTACTTGTTAAACGAGGACATCGGCAGGTTGCGATGATCGGCGATGGTGCGCCCCAGCCAGTGTGCCTGGTCGCCGGGCGACGGCACGATCGGCCCCTGCAAAAAATCGAATCCCACGGCCGGGACGGCGTCACCATAGACGCCGTCGGGCCCTTCGTTGTAGGCATACCCCAGCGACAACGTCGTATCACACCCCACCAGATCATCGAAGGCGTCGCCGACATCGGGATCGCACCAGATGGACAGATACGTGTCCTCCAGCAGGTTGCTTCCCTTATTGATGATTTCGAACGTCAGATAGATCGTCTGGCCGATGGCGCCGCTGCGAGCGTACGCAAACGTATGCTGCCGCACCTCGATGCCCAATGGCTGGGTCGAACCGGCGCCATTGTTGTGCTTCGCCTGGTTAGCGTCGTTATAGACCGCCCAGAGCGACTGGTCGCCGAGCACGAGCGGGATGCGGTTGCCGTCGGCATCGAGCGAATCGGAGCCGTCGGCGCCCGTCAGCGACGGCGCCCCGTCATCGAACGGCCACGCGGCGTAATCGGGATTCGTCTCCGCGTCATCGCCGCGATTGATGGTGTAGACATGAAACCGTCCGACATCGGGCGCATACGTGCCGTCGTCCATAATGCCCGGGCCGAATTCCGAAGAAAACTCGGAGATGGCCACGCGCGGCGCACCATTGACCATTGCCCCGACCCACAAGCCGCTGGCGAAGATCACGGTCCGATTGGTGCCGCGCGGGAAGTACAGACCGTCGGTCTTTCCGAAGTGTTGGCTCGGATCGTAGGCGAACGATCCGACGTTGGAGACGACCATTTGCAGATTGTTGACACCGATAAACGCCGT
Protein-coding regions in this window:
- a CDS encoding NAD(P)H-binding protein; amino-acid sequence: MGISIAVIGATGLVGEPVARRLLVDGHTVRVCSHAPDDANARFGDACEVVHCDVRRPESVRTALFGMQGVHVNLHGKTADECEELEHQGTRTVARIAAELGLERLTYTAGISARSANAHFAPSAAKLRAIAAIVETIVPFTIFRPHWFFESLPLFVKPGRAYLLGRQRNAWHWVALADYARMVSTAYTTPESVGQILDIWGPQPVSLAEALTRFASQQTPPIRVSRIPLWRASLLATLMGNRELRAAAVQMRFWDRFSETGDPTSANSLLGAPTISFEEWLASRIRGTRTGYDVTGG
- a CDS encoding citrate (Si)-synthase, whose product is MSAIHARLSELLPQWRSDLKTLLQAHGDRKVAEVSLKQIFGGMRGVRALVCDTSRVKADEGLFIRGTAIMSLTDRLPEEVFWLLLTGAIPDERELESMRKELRQRAEVPEYVWHVMQAMPPDSHPMCMFNTGILVMERESIFHRHYDEGISKEHYWEGTLEDALTIIARVPTLAAGIYRLRFGKGQRIPSNPELDWTTDLTQMLGVPDPDGNFAKLMRLYMVLHCDHESGNVSANAAATVNSALSDLYYALSAGFNGLAGPLHGLANQECLKWVLQVRDAFGGVPTDRQLEEYAWNTLNAGQVIPGYGHPVLRVTDPRFDAFLEFGKRYCAEDEVYRIVAKVYEVVPNVLRQVNKIKDPWPNVDAASGALLYKYGLTEFPFYTVMFAVSRALGICAQAVIARGMGYPIVRPKSSTTEWLREAVSEGKVPAHTAP
- a CDS encoding response regulator, translated to MNRIKPFARVLVVDDEGVIRSLLKEVLTGDGFEVDTASDGAEGLKRFQNNPADLVISDTHMPAMDGPAFVRALRSRQPRVPVIVMDSAGADESERDPRPPMARLTKPFALSEVRSAIARLQIIDGGAGRELPMHFDIAG
- a CDS encoding response regulator, which produces MRSAMCEDVLADGRYAILIVDDEPFLRDLLAEALSEYRVTVAGDGHTALQLIERNAFRVVITDLMMPEITGFDVLRAARSKSDRVQVLVMTGYPSEDNKRRCRSLGCFDVVSKPFDVFEVRSRVRHCLADDPAGPAGGR
- a CDS encoding ATP-binding protein; protein product: MRISIQIKSIVGISVLTVGLAFSLMWISLYHGGEAIREELLRRGDISVKNLAYNSTYATLIGDTTALADLLNGVLAEQEVFYARIVERAGRVLVQRGRLAEQQASDERPERTTDSAGGEWADGFVLRFEPDGQTVHFQAPIILRQDAQTDPFGSGGLYDAWWGDDARGGRKVLGHAQIGMTTHYIEDSIARMRSNMMWITILVALCAILVTSIAVRVSIRPVNDLADATHRIAGGDYDVRVADDRKDEIGDLAKSFNRMTADLKATRGALVEKNLLEDAILELKETQQQLVQAGKMAAIGQLAAGVAHEINNPLAGIMGYAQLAAEQLRARSARGIRPEEVARFQGYIENMERQSQRCKHIVQNLLRFARASSKDQTAPIAINDVLRETLQFMEHQLTTRQVTVTLALAENLPSVMGHAGQLQQIFTNILINAVQAMRDNGDLHVTSRLFSGWVQVIVRDNGHGIAPDNLEKIFEPFFTTKEIGQGTGLGLSVTYGLVKDMGGRIDVESQVNAGTTFTVSLPSSGRIANSQPPVKGQAPSPPNEIKIDEIRYV
- a CDS encoding ABC transporter substrate-binding protein, with translation MIPPLLRLSIGVLCASLGAHTAQAQTANQSAGVRVAVVKSLDLPEYNQAQEGFFAELSESGRRPHVQTFTLGAGVEHNDSIWQIIRRGSPDLILAVGTRAAREAVAREQKIPIVYTMVLTMPEDANTGLSRDAHQNLTGATLNISQETQLEEIRRAFPTVRRIGVICDSTRTRAIAERAQRLARQQGLTFEIAWVRDETEVPAAVRHLREITDVLWMLPDQTVLTPRSSRYIIFELIKSGIPVIGLSSAYVKAGALLALECRYDDIGRQSGELAVRILEGASPAMLQETVPRSFLRTINLKVREHIELPMNEAIIKDSNVVVY
- a CDS encoding PorV/PorQ family protein, producing MRRIVSSLLMGLWGLSFGAAHAGTPARLGTAGALELLIPTDARGVAMGGSVMAEGRGVQSLFWNPAGAAVLQGDEIAVSHRRYIADIGMSHLAYARETGALGTLGLSAKVLSTDGDQVYTVDQPDGTGETFATSFVVVGLSLARTMTDRVSVGVNAHYVAEQIHRETAQGLAFDIGFVYRPTIAGLTLGVAIKNYGPKMRFDGPDFSVPSGDDNPDAELRSRSASFELPSFIQFGLAWNGWSPAGQNVTFVGAFQANNFSEDEFRLGTEWALADQLFLRGGYVASPLDGFQYGFSGGAGLRIPFGESVTSVDYAWVDAGVFESNHLFTVTLAF